The following nucleotide sequence is from Schistosoma mansoni strain Puerto Rico chromosome 4, complete genome.
TCTATAGCCCAAGACGTCGGTAGATGTAAGTGATCAGCATTCCATTAGCTCCACAGATTGTTTCGCTCACACCatacttcttgctgccagtgactcgggtgagttggaagagcttccggcagttatcAGAAGAAGCTGCTGCTTTCAACTTGATAGCACCCTCCAACAATCCGACTTCTTGGTCCCTACTCAAACTTTGCACAATGTGATCAGGCAACGATCCCCGTTTTTGGTCCAACTCGCGGTTGAACGGAACAGGCCAACATAGTTTAgtgagttgtaaggagcctgtaGAAACCTGTAGTGGCTGGTACTGCGTCAAGCTCATATAGGTTATTCTAGATTCTGGaaagaccaatctattcatttctCTCAAGACATATTTTGACTACTTCAATTGTTCGCTTATTAGCCCTGACTCGTTTTATATGATCGTGAGTGTGTTAATCGCTTACCATGTTCATCAtgtgtctgtaatttatttttgtgtggatataaatattgagttgggcttgattaaatcgagttggctcactcgcctTCCCCACTGCGCGTTGTTTCATTTCGTTTCGATTTCTTCGTTTCATTTCTCTGATCGTCTGTCTGGAACAAAGATTGTATGAAATACgtgtattcgaaatccattctcgtgtTGACTTATTTCAttctgttattcactaacgcaatttaagtcgatgattgtATTCGAGGGTAGCCGGGATGTATATTTCAATCGTAATCATCATACGATCTAATCGGAGTCAAATATAGGGCCAGTAAAAACTCGATGCTTATAAGTGGGATATGTGATGATTACTCAGTGTAGTAATTGTTTTGTCTTGTTTTccagtgtgatattttattcCGTATAACATTAATTTGTTAGAGTGTGATGTTTGTTCATGGTACGATATTCTTGTATACGTTTTGTTTACGACAAATTCTGAATAGATGATTGGTTAGAATTCGTTTCTACGTAGCACTCTGATTGGTATAACAGTCTGGTTGGACATTTTATGAACATAATATGAATTTAACTTAGAATCAAAAAATAAATCTTGGTGTCCTGTTGATGAGCACATAAACATATCACTTCAAGATAGATGGCCaaataattacattttataaTATATGACACAACTTGAATTCTTAACTTTCACATAGAGATTCGAATAAACAACTGAACTAAATATTCTTAGAAGATGTCATCAACATGAAACAAGTGTTTTTAAATGACAACAGTTTCCGTGAAAACGAATATAGAATGGAGACATGTCATGCAAATGTTTCTTGTACATTATCCAGCACAAATTCTAATTTTATCAATGATCTCGTTAATCTAACAAAAGTGGAAAGTGAAATGTTCAGTGAATGGAGATTTGCATTCAACATAATTATCATCTCTCTCCAAATCCTATCTGACATTTTTATATTTGGTGGTAATTTACTAGTTATTTCAGCTGTTGTAACGACTAAGGGATTGAGACGTATAACTGATTTGTACATTGTATCACTTGCTCTGGCTGATCTACTTGTCGCAGTCCTAGTTCTACCACTTTCCATCATGCGTCAAGTTTACGGTTATTGGCCTTATGAATCTCACGAATTATGTATATACTGGCTGTCTCTCAACGTGTTCTTGTGTTCAGCTTCCATATTGAACTTATGTTGTATATCTGTGGATCGATATATTGCAATCAATTATCCGATGAAATACATCAGCAAGCGAACACGTCGTACTGCATTTTTAATGATTGGAGGTGCTTGGATAATATCGTTGCTAGTAATGGTCCCACCTATATTTGGCTTCCAACACCACACAGGAGTAGGACGTTGTTACATAAGAACTGATGCAGGATATAGATTTCTCACAGGAATCTGCATATTCTTCGTCCCATTTTTGTTAGTCGGTTTCATTTACATACGTATATTTTGGGTGATTCATCGTCGTTCGAGGGAATTAGAATTTGGTAAGTTTTCATCTAATCCGGAAGAACATAGATTTGGATCGTTTAGGTTACTGTTCAATCCGAATAATATCTATCGCCATCGCTTTGTACGTATCAAGAGGTATCTCAGTTCAGTTAACTCCAATCAACTTCGATTATTTGTGTCAAAATGCAGACAATGTAAATTGTGCATTGCCTGCACTCCATGTGAGAGACGTAACAATCTGAGCAAATTTCCTGTCACTCAATCTTACAGTCAAAGTTCCATGAATTCCTTTTCCAATGAGCGTGCTGTACAACCAGAGTGGAATGTTTCGGAAACGCCTAAACAACACACAAAATTTATT
It contains:
- a CDS encoding putative biogenic amine (dopamine) receptor, with translation MKQVFLNDNSFRENEYRMETCHANVSCTLSSTNSNFINDLVNLTKVESEMFSEWRFAFNIIIISLQILSDIFIFGGNLLVISAVVTTKGLRRITDLYIVSLALADLLVAVLVLPLSIMRQVYGYWPYESHELCIYWLSLNVFLCSASILNLCCISVDRYIAINYPMKYISKRTRRTAFLMIGGAWIISLLVMVPPIFGFQHHTGVGRCYIRTDAGYRFLTGICIFFVPFLLVGFIYIRIFWVIHRRSRELEFGKFSSNPEEHRFGSFRLLFNPNNIYRHRFVRIKRYLSSVNSNQLRLFVSKCRQCKLCIACTPCERRNNLSKFPVTQSYSQSSMNSFSNERAVQPEWNVSETPKQHTKFIPMFRITMLRRTTKSDLNDFSMFVVHESTENTEAFTSPTAHTKDDIIIEHSLQAVHKTTDASLNDQQNSPQHKNVETQNSQITQNVAAKLKHSNTHTEIQSYRHERLIFNREQKTVKTVATVVCCFILCWLPFAIFHLVEGVCECILSERITMATAWPGYLNSMCNPFIYAFCTKEYASAFKRLLHIGRNI